In Bacillus sp. SB49, a single window of DNA contains:
- the murJ gene encoding murein biosynthesis integral membrane protein MurJ has product MKSKLGLASILFIGATLLLKVSGLIRDMVVAYYFGDSYVADAYLAAFIIPNMLILFMQNGMKNALVPSYIDAVEENRGRSHLGQVFKGTLVLAFVLSLIGMAVAPFMIRIFYPDFSPEATEIATWVTVIFFSCIAIVGMNAVLEAFFDAESKFSLSIVSQIIVILSSILSAFLFANKIGPYSLALGYVVGTVLSLVFKLFITIPNKSMRIREKLDWIEVKKFYWVFLPVGLTVAVGQVNLMVGSIFAGFQGEGAVTYINYAKNLVHMPQAIFGVTIATIIFPMLSKAITNEDNDLFKRGIEKGLTTMYLVLMPAVIGMMLLMPNLIELFFQRGAFGEDATTATSQVAYYYFGSVLFFSLNNVINKGFYTLKKGHMILMISIGSIGLNVLFNFLFAEWLGYLGIPLAASVMALFYTGACLIVFVKLVGSLDFKAIIIDYVKITIATAIMAAAVYGLLQVMDTIPNIIQIITAAITGAIVFVIAVFAMRTNAFLFLWNNLTKRKKKGNRDE; this is encoded by the coding sequence GTGAAATCTAAATTAGGACTAGCCAGTATTCTGTTCATCGGTGCGACCTTGCTGCTGAAGGTTTCCGGGCTGATCCGCGACATGGTCGTCGCCTATTATTTCGGGGACAGCTACGTGGCGGATGCGTACCTTGCTGCCTTCATCATCCCCAACATGTTGATTCTCTTCATGCAGAACGGGATGAAGAACGCGCTCGTACCAAGCTACATCGACGCCGTGGAAGAGAATCGCGGCAGGAGTCATTTAGGACAGGTCTTCAAGGGGACGCTCGTCCTCGCTTTTGTGCTGTCCTTGATCGGAATGGCGGTGGCGCCGTTCATGATCCGCATCTTCTATCCGGATTTCAGTCCGGAGGCGACGGAGATCGCGACATGGGTGACGGTCATCTTCTTCTCATGTATCGCCATCGTCGGCATGAACGCGGTGCTGGAGGCATTCTTTGATGCCGAAAGCAAGTTCTCGCTGTCGATCGTCTCGCAGATCATCGTCATCCTGAGCTCGATCCTGTCTGCGTTCCTTTTCGCAAACAAAATCGGGCCGTACTCGCTTGCGCTCGGGTATGTCGTCGGAACGGTGCTGTCGCTTGTCTTCAAGCTGTTCATCACCATTCCGAACAAGTCGATGCGCATCCGCGAGAAGCTGGACTGGATCGAAGTGAAGAAGTTCTACTGGGTGTTCCTGCCCGTCGGACTCACCGTTGCGGTCGGCCAGGTCAACCTGATGGTCGGCTCGATCTTCGCCGGTTTCCAGGGCGAAGGGGCGGTCACCTACATCAACTACGCGAAGAACCTCGTCCACATGCCACAGGCGATCTTCGGCGTGACGATCGCGACGATCATCTTCCCGATGCTCTCGAAAGCGATCACGAACGAGGATAACGACCTGTTCAAGCGCGGCATTGAAAAAGGGCTCACGACGATGTACCTCGTGCTTATGCCGGCGGTCATCGGCATGATGCTTCTGATGCCGAACTTGATCGAGCTCTTCTTCCAGCGCGGAGCGTTCGGAGAAGACGCGACGACGGCAACATCCCAGGTTGCGTATTACTACTTCGGGTCCGTCCTGTTCTTCAGCCTGAACAACGTCATCAACAAAGGCTTCTACACGCTGAAGAAAGGCCACATGATCCTGATGATCAGCATCGGCTCCATCGGCCTGAACGTGTTGTTCAACTTCCTGTTTGCGGAGTGGCTCGGATATCTCGGTATCCCGCTTGCTGCATCCGTCATGGCCCTGTTCTACACAGGTGCCTGTCTGATCGTCTTCGTGAAGCTCGTGGGCAGCCTCGACTTCAAGGCGATCATCATCGACTATGTGAAAATTACGATCGCAACGGCGATCATGGCAGCCGCCGTTTACGGCCTGCTTCAAGTGATGGACACGATTCCGAACATCATCCAGATCATCACGGCAGCCATTACAGGCGCCATCGTATTCGTCATCGCCGTCTTTGCGATGAGAACGAATGCCTTCCTATTTTTATGGAATAATCTAACCAAACGAAAGAAGAAGGGGAATCGTGATGAGTAG